A genomic stretch from Eubacterium sulci ATCC 35585 includes:
- a CDS encoding multidrug ABC transporter permease: MEKKKGIMDYIFQFAGTYKSAYIKSVIFAVIGVFFSLIPYILMGDIVKKLLSGERNFNIYLMEGILMAVLWIFRVIFHTLSTNTSHRTTFKLISNVRILLIDKLSRLPLGTVQGMPSGELKNIICERTDSMEPILSHVIPEFTANLCAPIMLFIYIMAIDWRMALLSLATLPIAAIAIVWMFKDSNEQFQNTQTKTKILNDTAVEYIGGIEVIKAFGKAESSYERFVDAAKENASSFIEWMRSCIIPFSIGIVIAPATLLSVLPIGAIFTMNGSLDLTDYIMIVILSCGLITPLITVMSYSDDITKASTIFKEIDDILNLTELKRPETSKNLPMTHDITLNNICFGYGEKEVLHNFNLNIPNGSVTALVGPSGSGKSTVARLVASLWDVHDGNIKIGGVDIRDISLSDYNEQIAYVSQDSFLFNTSIRENIRMGKPSASNEDVENIARKSGCYDFIMDLENGFDTIVGGSGAHLSGGERQRISIARAMLKNAPILILDEATAYTDPENEAVIQRSVSELSKEKTLIVIAHRLSTITNADQIVVIKDGNIEAKGTHTELLNSSNLYKNMWEAHIYAKDIYESEGGALA; this comes from the coding sequence ATGGAAAAGAAAAAAGGAATTATGGATTACATCTTTCAATTCGCAGGAACGTACAAGAGCGCATATATAAAAAGCGTTATCTTTGCTGTAATTGGTGTATTTTTTTCTCTCATCCCATATATTTTAATGGGCGATATTGTAAAGAAACTTCTTTCAGGAGAAAGGAACTTTAATATATATCTGATGGAAGGAATTTTGATGGCCGTGCTTTGGATATTTAGAGTGATATTTCATACCCTTTCAACAAATACTTCCCATCGTACAACCTTTAAGCTAATCAGCAATGTGCGAATTTTGCTTATAGATAAGCTATCGCGTCTTCCACTTGGCACAGTACAGGGGATGCCAAGCGGAGAATTAAAAAACATTATCTGTGAGAGAACTGATTCTATGGAACCAATTTTATCGCATGTAATACCGGAATTTACAGCCAATCTATGTGCACCAATTATGTTATTTATATATATCATGGCGATTGACTGGCGTATGGCACTTTTGTCACTTGCTACGCTCCCAATTGCAGCAATTGCAATTGTTTGGATGTTCAAAGACAGCAATGAACAGTTTCAAAATACGCAAACCAAAACAAAGATTTTAAATGATACTGCAGTAGAATATATAGGTGGTATTGAGGTTATCAAGGCATTTGGAAAAGCGGAAAGCTCATACGAGAGATTTGTAGATGCTGCAAAGGAAAATGCAAGCAGTTTCATTGAATGGATGAGGTCTTGCATTATTCCTTTCTCAATCGGTATAGTGATTGCTCCAGCAACATTGCTTTCAGTTTTACCTATTGGTGCAATTTTTACGATGAATGGCTCTCTTGATCTTACAGACTACATTATGATTGTTATACTGTCATGCGGGCTTATTACACCACTCATTACTGTGATGAGCTATAGCGATGATATTACAAAAGCATCTACAATTTTCAAAGAGATTGATGATATATTGAACCTTACGGAATTGAAACGCCCAGAAACGAGTAAAAATTTGCCTATGACTCATGATATTACACTTAATAATATTTGCTTTGGATATGGTGAAAAAGAAGTACTTCATAATTTCAATCTAAATATACCAAACGGAAGTGTGACAGCGCTTGTAGGGCCTTCTGGCAGTGGAAAGTCAACTGTAGCGCGCCTCGTAGCATCATTGTGGGATGTACATGACGGAAATATCAAAATCGGTGGAGTTGACATTCGTGATATATCACTATCTGACTACAATGAGCAAATAGCATATGTGTCACAAGATAGTTTTCTGTTTAATACTTCTATAAGAGAAAATATTCGCATGGGTAAACCGTCTGCGTCAAACGAAGATGTTGAAAATATTGCACGAAAAAGTGGCTGTTATGATTTCATCATGGACTTAGAGAATGGTTTTGATACAATTGTCGGAGGCAGTGGGGCTCATCTTAGTGGGGGAGAACGACAACGTATTTCTATTGCTAGAGCAATGCTAAAGAATGCACCAATTTTAATTCTTGATGAAGCGACAGCTTACACTGACCCTGAGAATGAAGCTGTTATTCAGAGGTCTGTTTCGGAACTATCTAAAGAAAAGACACTTATTGTGATAGCGCATAGACTTTCTACGATAACTAATGCCGACCAGATTGTTGTGATAAAGGATGGTAATATTGAGGCAAAAGGAACCCACACTGAGCTTCTTAATTCCAGTAATCTTTACAAAAATATGTGGGAGGCTCATATTTATGCGAAAGACATATATGAATCGGAAGGGGGTGCGCTTGCATGA
- a CDS encoding ABC transporter: MIEFNNVSFYYDATPKIKSISNLSLTVKKGECVLITGTSGCGKSTLLRLLNGLIPEFYSGKVEGEIYIDSKNMQEVRIEDRAGIIGTVFQNPRSQFFNVDTTSELAFGLENLAFPEKEILDRISRTVRDFQIEPLMDRNIFELSGGEKQKIACASIDVLAPEIILLDEPSANLDYEAAENLRELIKCWKKEGKTILIAEHRINYVWDLADRVIILENGTLKKEIPKSELISFTEDDAKRFGMRSLKRVAPISLAKANTNSGDFILLKDFNYSYDKKHQIFSIKEMKIPKGKVTAIVGTNGTGKTTFLESICGIRKNSGIMYLDGKSYTCKKRVGEIFMVMQDVNHQLFTESVLDEVLISQPEENEDEAKQILSDVGLEVFCDRHPMSLSGGQKQRLALACAIASKLPVLLLDEPTSGLDYLQMNAVGHILNQLKEEGRTIITVTHDSEFIECCCDNVINMEEV, translated from the coding sequence ATGATTGAATTTAATAATGTCAGCTTTTACTATGATGCAACGCCAAAGATAAAGAGTATTAGTAATCTTTCTTTGACTGTAAAAAAAGGAGAATGCGTTCTTATAACAGGAACTTCTGGATGTGGAAAATCTACTCTTTTGAGGTTATTGAATGGATTAATACCAGAGTTTTATAGCGGAAAAGTCGAAGGTGAAATATATATAGATAGTAAGAATATGCAAGAAGTCAGAATTGAAGATAGGGCTGGAATAATTGGTACAGTTTTTCAAAATCCACGTTCACAATTTTTCAATGTTGATACTACGAGCGAACTTGCATTCGGTTTGGAGAATTTAGCATTTCCAGAGAAGGAAATATTAGATCGCATTAGTAGAACTGTAAGAGATTTTCAAATAGAACCGCTGATGGATCGAAATATTTTTGAACTCTCCGGTGGAGAAAAGCAAAAAATCGCCTGTGCTTCAATTGATGTTCTTGCACCAGAAATTATCCTTCTAGATGAGCCCTCGGCAAATTTAGATTACGAGGCAGCCGAAAATCTTCGTGAATTGATCAAATGTTGGAAAAAGGAAGGGAAAACAATTCTAATTGCTGAGCATCGAATTAACTACGTTTGGGATTTGGCAGATAGGGTTATCATTCTGGAAAATGGCACCTTAAAAAAGGAAATACCAAAGAGTGAACTTATCAGTTTCACGGAGGATGATGCAAAACGGTTTGGCATGCGATCCCTCAAAAGGGTAGCGCCAATAAGTCTTGCCAAAGCTAATACAAATTCAGGGGATTTTATCCTGCTTAAAGATTTCAACTACTCATATGACAAAAAACATCAGATTTTCTCTATCAAAGAAATGAAAATCCCAAAAGGTAAAGTGACTGCTATTGTTGGCACGAATGGTACAGGAAAAACCACATTCTTGGAATCTATATGTGGTATACGAAAAAATAGTGGCATTATGTATTTGGATGGAAAATCTTATACCTGTAAAAAACGTGTTGGTGAAATATTTATGGTCATGCAAGATGTGAATCATCAGCTTTTTACAGAGTCAGTTCTTGATGAAGTATTGATTAGTCAACCAGAGGAAAATGAGGATGAAGCAAAACAAATTCTCTCTGATGTCGGACTTGAAGTCTTTTGTGACAGACACCCAATGTCACTTTCTGGAGGGCAAAAGCAGAGACTCGCTCTAGCGTGTGCCATCGCGTCGAAACTGCCAGTTCTTCTCTTAGATGAACCAACGAGTGGTTTAGACTATTTGCAGATGAATGCTGTTGGACATATTTTGAATCAATTAAAAGAAGAAGGACGAACAATAATTACAGTAACACACGACAGCGAATTCATAGAATGCTGCTGTGATAATGTTATTAATATGGAGGAGGTATAG
- a CDS encoding membrane protein: protein MSKQETGNKLNGRDFINIGIYAAIYFVIVMALAMTGLIPIFLILLSSMVGIIGGIPFMLFLTKVKKPGMILIMSLIMGILMFLTGMTWVPIPFSIVTGALAELVYWNGRYKSMRSAILTTGIFPLWSCGNYLPLFLQKADYFAGRSNYGQEYIDTVVKLTPSWMYFVLLIATFICGIIGGFIGKALLKKHFERAGIA, encoded by the coding sequence ATGAGTAAACAAGAAACAGGAAATAAATTGAATGGTAGAGACTTTATCAATATCGGAATCTATGCGGCGATCTACTTTGTAATTGTTATGGCACTTGCTATGACAGGACTTATTCCAATTTTTCTCATACTGCTTTCATCTATGGTCGGAATCATTGGTGGAATTCCTTTTATGCTTTTCCTTACGAAAGTAAAGAAACCTGGCATGATTCTAATAATGAGCCTTATTATGGGTATTTTAATGTTTTTAACGGGTATGACATGGGTGCCTATTCCATTTTCAATAGTTACGGGAGCTCTTGCAGAACTCGTTTATTGGAATGGTAGGTATAAGAGTATGCGTTCTGCTATTCTTACAACTGGAATATTTCCTCTTTGGTCATGCGGAAACTACCTACCATTATTTTTACAAAAGGCTGATTATTTTGCTGGAAGATCTAATTATGGACAGGAATATATTGATACTGTCGTAAAGCTTACTCCAAGCTGGATGTATTTTGTTCTTCTAATTGCGACTTTTATCTGTGGTATTATCGGAGGTTTTATAGGCAAAGCTTTGTTGAAAAAGCATTTTGAGAGGGCAGGAATTGCATGA